One window of the Triticum dicoccoides isolate Atlit2015 ecotype Zavitan chromosome 3B, WEW_v2.0, whole genome shotgun sequence genome contains the following:
- the LOC119277493 gene encoding interactor of constitutive active ROPs 2, chloroplastic-like isoform X2 translates to MQTAKTRNGSVEHPTRGSPLGANKTGRPTRLPGLDSGVDAAATKSPTGRSPKVERRTTMSAEREKRRSPMKLSELESQLSQLQDDLKKAKEQLHSSENSRKRALQEAEEARAQAAEASARASDSQAQLAELSSVEQTRIFELRRLSQERDRSWQSELEAMQKQHEADSAALVAAMGEVHRLRVQLAAAARADRKQEVAEALATVDELRAKLSASEEAEAQARALHEECKQQLEASRATIDSLLTDGSKLMDSFSLVVTELEESRAKLKALEEEVAETTSAKAAASGQRCNCSDSEAAELRSALEDVEARFQEEKILSTVETQCAYELMDQIKVESDLRHGKLAAALASAKSEVMFLKASLFDRESELRRAHDATKKLQDDARTNSTADELKAQLQGALQENGQLKLELRQYESEKVPAKSDADAAAEAAKKGETEAELRRLRVQAEQWRKAAETAMALLTVGKGGNGKILDRGESLDGGKYAGLYDELDDDAAAARKNGNVLRRISGMWKK, encoded by the exons ATGCAGACAGCCAAGACAAG GAATGGCTCCGTGGAGCACCCTACCCGTGGGTCTCCCCTCGGAGCAAACAAGACGGGCCGGCCGACGAGGCTGCCCGGCCTGGACTCCGGCGTCGACGCGGCGGCGACCAAGTCGCCCACCGGCCGGAGCCCCAAGGTGGAGCGCCGCACCACCATGAGCGCTGAAAGAGAG AAAAGGAGGTCGCCGATGAAGCTGTCGGAGCTGGAGTCCCAGCTCTCGCAGCTGCAGGACGACCTCAAGAAGGCCAAGGAGCAGCTCCATTCCTCCGAGAACTCCAGGAAGCGTGCCCTGCAAGAGGCCGAGGAGGCCAGGGCGCAGGCCGCGGAGGCGTCGGCGCGGGCCAGCGACTCGCAGGCGCAGCTCGCCGAGCTCTCCTCCGTCGAGCAGACCCGCATCTTCGAGCTCCGCCGGCTGTCCCAGGAGCGCGATCGCTCGTGGCAGTCGGAGCTGGAGGCCATGCAGAAGCAGCACGAGGCGGACTCGGCCGCGCTCGTCGCGGCCATGGGCGAGGTGCACCGCCTCCGCGTGCAGCTCGCCGCGGCGGCCCGCGCCGaccgcaagcaggaggtggcggaggcgctggCGACCGTCGACGAGCTCAGGGCAAAGCTGTCGGCGAGCGAGGAGGCAGAGGCGCAGGCGCGAGCGTTGCATGAGGAGTGCAAGCAGCAGCTGGAGGCGAGCCGGGCCACCATCGACTCGCTGCTCACCGACGGCTCCAAGCTGATGGATTCCTTCAGCCTCGTCGTCACGGAGCTCGAGGAGTCGCGCGCGAAGCTCAAGGCCctcgaggaggaggtggcggagacgaCGTCGGCAAAGGCCGCTGCCTCCGGCCAGCGCTGCAACTGCTCGGACTCGGAGGCCGCCGAGCTGCGGTCGGCGTTGGAGGACGTGGAGGCCAGGTTCCAGGAAGAGAAGATCCTGAGCACCGTCGAGACGCAATGCGCTTACGAGCTCATGGACCAGATCAAGGTCGAGTCCGACCTGCGGCATGGCAAGCTTGCCGCCGCGCTCGCGAGCGCCAAGTCCGAGGTCATGTTCCTCAAGGCAAGCCTGTTCGACAGGGAGTCCGAGCTGCGGCGCGCCCATGACGCGACCAAGAAGCTGCAGGACGACGCGAGAACGAACAGCACGGCCGACGAGCTGAAAGCGCAGCTCCAAGGCGCGCTGCAGGAGAACGGGCAGCTGAAGCTCGAGCTGCGGCAGTACGAGTCCGAAAAGGTCCCCGCGAAGTCGGACGCCGacgccgcggcggaggcggcgaagaAGGGGGAGACGGAGGCCGAGCTGAGGCGTCTGCGGGTGCAGGCCGAGCAGTGGCGGAAGGCCGCCGAGACCGCCATGGCGTTGCTCACTGTGGGCAAGGGCGGCAACGGGAAGATCTTGGACCGCGGCGAGTCGCTGGACGGCGGCAAGTACGCGGGCCTGTACGAcgagctcgacgacgacgcggcGGCAGCCAGGAAGAACGGCAACGTGCTCCGGAGGATCAGCGGAATGTGGAAGAAATGA
- the LOC119277493 gene encoding interactor of constitutive active ROPs 2, chloroplastic-like isoform X1, giving the protein MLYLSKMHFLRLYSSSTAVRNGSVEHPTRGSPLGANKTGRPTRLPGLDSGVDAAATKSPTGRSPKVERRTTMSAEREKRRSPMKLSELESQLSQLQDDLKKAKEQLHSSENSRKRALQEAEEARAQAAEASARASDSQAQLAELSSVEQTRIFELRRLSQERDRSWQSELEAMQKQHEADSAALVAAMGEVHRLRVQLAAAARADRKQEVAEALATVDELRAKLSASEEAEAQARALHEECKQQLEASRATIDSLLTDGSKLMDSFSLVVTELEESRAKLKALEEEVAETTSAKAAASGQRCNCSDSEAAELRSALEDVEARFQEEKILSTVETQCAYELMDQIKVESDLRHGKLAAALASAKSEVMFLKASLFDRESELRRAHDATKKLQDDARTNSTADELKAQLQGALQENGQLKLELRQYESEKVPAKSDADAAAEAAKKGETEAELRRLRVQAEQWRKAAETAMALLTVGKGGNGKILDRGESLDGGKYAGLYDELDDDAAAARKNGNVLRRISGMWKK; this is encoded by the exons ATGCTGTACTTGAGCAAGATGCATTTTCTGAGGTTATATTCCAGCAGTACAGCCGTGAG GAATGGCTCCGTGGAGCACCCTACCCGTGGGTCTCCCCTCGGAGCAAACAAGACGGGCCGGCCGACGAGGCTGCCCGGCCTGGACTCCGGCGTCGACGCGGCGGCGACCAAGTCGCCCACCGGCCGGAGCCCCAAGGTGGAGCGCCGCACCACCATGAGCGCTGAAAGAGAG AAAAGGAGGTCGCCGATGAAGCTGTCGGAGCTGGAGTCCCAGCTCTCGCAGCTGCAGGACGACCTCAAGAAGGCCAAGGAGCAGCTCCATTCCTCCGAGAACTCCAGGAAGCGTGCCCTGCAAGAGGCCGAGGAGGCCAGGGCGCAGGCCGCGGAGGCGTCGGCGCGGGCCAGCGACTCGCAGGCGCAGCTCGCCGAGCTCTCCTCCGTCGAGCAGACCCGCATCTTCGAGCTCCGCCGGCTGTCCCAGGAGCGCGATCGCTCGTGGCAGTCGGAGCTGGAGGCCATGCAGAAGCAGCACGAGGCGGACTCGGCCGCGCTCGTCGCGGCCATGGGCGAGGTGCACCGCCTCCGCGTGCAGCTCGCCGCGGCGGCCCGCGCCGaccgcaagcaggaggtggcggaggcgctggCGACCGTCGACGAGCTCAGGGCAAAGCTGTCGGCGAGCGAGGAGGCAGAGGCGCAGGCGCGAGCGTTGCATGAGGAGTGCAAGCAGCAGCTGGAGGCGAGCCGGGCCACCATCGACTCGCTGCTCACCGACGGCTCCAAGCTGATGGATTCCTTCAGCCTCGTCGTCACGGAGCTCGAGGAGTCGCGCGCGAAGCTCAAGGCCctcgaggaggaggtggcggagacgaCGTCGGCAAAGGCCGCTGCCTCCGGCCAGCGCTGCAACTGCTCGGACTCGGAGGCCGCCGAGCTGCGGTCGGCGTTGGAGGACGTGGAGGCCAGGTTCCAGGAAGAGAAGATCCTGAGCACCGTCGAGACGCAATGCGCTTACGAGCTCATGGACCAGATCAAGGTCGAGTCCGACCTGCGGCATGGCAAGCTTGCCGCCGCGCTCGCGAGCGCCAAGTCCGAGGTCATGTTCCTCAAGGCAAGCCTGTTCGACAGGGAGTCCGAGCTGCGGCGCGCCCATGACGCGACCAAGAAGCTGCAGGACGACGCGAGAACGAACAGCACGGCCGACGAGCTGAAAGCGCAGCTCCAAGGCGCGCTGCAGGAGAACGGGCAGCTGAAGCTCGAGCTGCGGCAGTACGAGTCCGAAAAGGTCCCCGCGAAGTCGGACGCCGacgccgcggcggaggcggcgaagaAGGGGGAGACGGAGGCCGAGCTGAGGCGTCTGCGGGTGCAGGCCGAGCAGTGGCGGAAGGCCGCCGAGACCGCCATGGCGTTGCTCACTGTGGGCAAGGGCGGCAACGGGAAGATCTTGGACCGCGGCGAGTCGCTGGACGGCGGCAAGTACGCGGGCCTGTACGAcgagctcgacgacgacgcggcGGCAGCCAGGAAGAACGGCAACGTGCTCCGGAGGATCAGCGGAATGTGGAAGAAATGA